Proteins from one Porites lutea chromosome 3, jaPorLute2.1, whole genome shotgun sequence genomic window:
- the LOC140931801 gene encoding uncharacterized protein, producing the protein MPVSKDEVPKQELNSQVDLLIGSDVPKALQPKEVSQLSEEAPTLLTKSIDVHPMCVACADFTDACLNDGQGMSREDLKFMNIVEDSVMQCEDGHYQVRLPFRNPSLTLPANRCQAERRALSLRRKFLKDARFQEDYVASLESVIQEGFAEKVPSEDLCRADGKVWYIPHHGVYHSKKPEKIRVVFDCSAQFQGMSLNSELLQGPDLTNNLVGILLRFRQDPVAVMGDVQSMFHQVRVPVEDRDFLRFLWWPGGNVAKGLEEYRMTVHLFGAVSSPSCVNFAMCRNAEDHQHEFSPEVVSTVLKNFYVDDCLKSLPSSHEAIKHVCDLRNLMNKGGFNLTKWVRNDRLVLESIPVEDRAKGTKELDLTCDVLPVERALGVSWFVEADQFGFKVFIKDKSCTRRGILSAVSSLYDPLGMAAPFILPAKLLLQALCRWGLGWDDEVPDLHLNRWRAWVDDLPKISRIAIERCVKPVESSDITSCQIHHFCNPSQVAYGAVSYLRLVDMQGRIFCSFLIGKSRLAPLKVTTIPRLELTAATVSVRLNKILTKELQIPIDKVTFWTDGMTVIRYIANESKRFNTYVANRVAFIREESSPSQWRYIDSKSNPADGASRGVTADVFVRNGRWLKGPVFLLTTESEWADHVQERAELTENDPEIKKEPKSFAQFRQ; encoded by the exons ATGCCTGTGTCTAAGGATGAAGTCCCCAAACAGGAGTTGAACTCTCAAGTTGATCTATTAATTGGGTCAGATGTCCCAAAAGCTTTACAACCGAAAGAAGTTAGCCAGCTGTCGGAGGAGGCCCCTACACTA CTCACCAAGTCTATTGACGTCCATCCTATGTGCGTGGCGTGTGCTGACTTTACGGATGCATGTTTAAATGACGGTCAAGGAATGTCTCGTGAAGATCTGAAATTCATGAACATTGTGGAAGACTCTGTTATGCAGTGTGAGGATGGCCATTACCAAGTTCGTTTGCCCTTTCGTAATCCAAGTTTGACGTTGCCTGCTAATAGATGCCAAGCCGAGCGCAGAGCCCTCTCCCTGAGACGTAAATTCCTTAAGGATGCCAGATTTCAGGAAGACTACGTTGCATCTCTTGAAAGCGTAATCCAAGAAGGTTTCGCTGAAAAGGTTCCCTCTGAAGATCTGTGTAGAGCTGACGGAAAGGTCTGGTATATTCCACACCATGGGGTGTACCACAGCAAGAAACCTGAGAAGATAAGGGTCGTCTTTGATTGTTCCGCTCAGTTCCAAGGGATGTCTTTGAATAGCGAATTGCTGCAGGGTCCTGACTTGACCAACAACCTGGTTGGAATACTGCTTCGTTTCCGACAAGACCCAGTGGCTGTGATGGGAGATGTACAATCTATGTTTCACCAAGTGCGTGTTCCTGTGGAGGATCGTGACTTTCTGCGGTTTCTCTGGTGGCCCGGTGGTAATGTCGCTAAGGGTTTGGAAGAGTACCGAATGACCGTGCATCTTTTCGGTGCAGTTTCGTCGCCTAGTTGTGTTAATTTTGCCATGTGTCGAAATGCTGAAGATCACCAGCACGAGTTTTCGCCTGAAGTCGTTTCTACTGTTCTGAAGAATTTCTATGTCGACGACTGCTTGAAATCTCTACCTTCCAGTCATGAAGCAATTAAGCACGTTTGTGATCTGCGCAACCTGATGAATAAAGGAGGCTTTAACTTGACGAAATGGGTCAGAAACGATCGCCTGGTATTAGAGTCCATACCTGTCGAAGATAGAGCGAAAGGAACTAAAGAGCTTGACCTAACCTGCGATGTGCTCCCAGTAGAGAGGGCCTTGGGTGTGTCATGGTTCGTGGAGGCTGACCAGTTTGGCTTTAAGGTGTTCATTAAAGATAAGTCGTGTACTAGGCGTGGCATACTTTCAGCGGTCAGTTCGTTATATGATCCTCTGGGTATGGCAGCTCCTTTCATTCTTCCTGCAAAGCTTCTCCTACAGGCTTTGTGCAGATGGGGTTTGGGGTGGGACGACGAGGTCCCAGATCTTCACTTGAACCGCTGGCGAGCGTGGGTAGACGACCTACCGAAGATTTCCCGAATTGCCATTGAAAGGTGCGTCAAACCTGTCGAATCCTCGGATATCACTTCATGTCAGATCCATCATTTCTGCAACCCCTCTCAGGTGGCCTATGGCGCCGTATCGTATCTTCGCTTAGTCGACATGCAAGGTCGGATATTCTGTTCATTCCTCATTGGGAAGTCCCGCCTGGCTCCCTTGAAGGTAACTACCATCCCCAGATTGGAATTGACGGCTGCAACCGTATCAGTTCGGCTGAACAAGATTTTGACGAAGGAGTTGCAGATACCCATCGATAAAGTGACCTTTTGGACAGATGGCATGACCGTCATACGATACATCGCGAATGAGTCAAAGCGTTTCAATACCTACGTTGCAAACCGCGTTGCCTTCATCAGAGAGGAATCCAGCCCGTCCCAATGGAGATACATCGACAGCAAATCCAATCCCGCTGATGGAGCCTCGCGGGGCGTTACGGCAGACGTGTTTGTTCGTAATGGCCGTTGGTTAAAGGGGCcggtttttcttttaacaacCGAGTCTGAGTGGGCGGACCATGTCCAAGAACGCGCAGAGCTGACTGAGAATGATCCGGAAATCAAGAAAGAGCCAAAATCATTCGCTCAATTCCGTCAATGA